The DNA segment CGTGTATTCTCTGGCTCATTCTTCACCGGATGTGTGTTTATATAATTTGATTGCTGTAAAACAGTAGCCTGTTATGATTTCTATGGAGTTGTTTCCGGGTTGGAGGTGTTTTTCAAAGTATATGAATTGACTTCATTCTCTTCCAAACTAAAATGTAAAAGGATCATTTTTTACTGGACATAAGCTTGATTgtagacattttttttttttaaactttcaaaaGTGCATGTTAACTTTTCTGACCTGGTTTGCAGTACCTCGAAACTTTAGATTACTTGAAGAGCTTGAATGTGGAGAGAAAGGTGTTGGAGATGGCACAGTAAGTTATGGGATGGATGATGGAGATGATATTTACATGCGCTCTTGGACTGGGACAATAATTGGTCCCCTTAATGTATGTCTTCCTCTTGATAACAATTGGTTTCTTCTACTTAACAAACATGACATAACTTATCATTGCTTTATTTTGTGCTGCAAAATTATCTCATTTGGTCTTTATAGATCTTGCACTCTTTCTTTCATATTTTGTTTGGAAAATCTGATCAGAGAAGATTGGATTGGAGTTTTCGTTTGTTTGTTTTCCCTTTCTACGTCTTTCTGTCTACCAATATTTCATTGAAGACGTTACTCATTTGATTGATTATCAATCTCGTAAAATGCTGAACTATCCTAATTGATCCTGTCAGCTGTATTGAATTGGTAGGCCCTAGGTATTTGCCTAGTTGGTTTTTTGTCTCTTCGTGAGCTTTGGAGAACATTGTCATGCTAGTCTCTATAATTTCTTGACATCTTGACCTTCATTTTGGTGAATGGTGCCTCCATTATTGATCTTCTTTATGAGGCTTCAAAAAAATCCCCCAAATGTAAGCCAGTGATTTAGTTGATGACACAAAGCATATGGTTCTCAgatatctttaaaataaaattgtaGATCCAAAATACATAGTTTAGTTTTGCACAATTGTCCCTTAAGATTGTCATTTGTTAGTTTTAGATTGTAGTCTgtgtttcttttttctttttcatgaatgGCTTTTACCATACTAATTTTACATTTGACATAATGGGAACTATTATGCTAGTCCCTCTCGTTTCTTGATAGCTTTACTCTATTCTTTAGATGAAATGCACTAAAAATGACTTAATTGACATTAATGTTTGTTACTCAGCATATAGCTTAGATAGTCATCTTTAAATCTGAATATTAGTGCCAACATACTTGAGATAGGATAGTTTCATAACTTACGAACACAATTCATTGTTTTATATCACTTATAGTTTCTCAGTTTGATGCAGTTCTTTTTCCCATTTTCTTTTCCTGTCAGTCTGTTCATGAAGGCAGAATTTATCAGTTGAAGCTCTTCTGTGATAAAGACTATCCAGATAAGCCCCCTAGCGTTCACTTCCATTCTCAGATCAACATGGCTTGTGTTAACAATGAAACCGGAGTTGTAGCCTTCCAATCccttttgctcaacttcttgtcACCATTACTTTCTTCCACGGTTAATTGTCTTTCATTATTATCTTAATCCTCCATGGTGTACTCCCTTTGCCagtgatatcctaacccagctgAAGATGGAAATGGCTACGCCACACAACCGGAAGCTCATTCAACCTCCCGAAGGCACCTACTTCTGGTAATACAAGCTGAGACCCTAACACTAAGACCATTATAAAAATGTCTCAAGGCAATCGACGAATTTGATGTATTCCAGCTACTCCAATTCTGATATGGCATCTGAACAAACTAAATATCCAAGTTTGACATTGTAATGAGTAGTTGCTCTGGTCTCTCTGAAATATACTCTCCATACATTGTCGTTTACTTCAAATGACAACCTGAATCACTGACTAAATCTCTTAGTATTTTTCTTGAGCTGTTGAGATTGGCTTGGTCTTGCCACTTGATATGTCATTCTTGATGATAATTCCAAAAGTGTCTTAGAAACTGCGTAGATCATTCTAATCTTGGAATTCTTCAATCCTGAGTTTGGGTCATCTTTTGGCTTTCTCCATCTAGTGTTGTTCAGGCTTTCCAAAAACCTTGGTCTCTTCCCTTGAGCATTCATTTTTCTCTTTGATAATCCAAATGGAAGTCTTCAAGTACTCTCTGCACTCTGTTGGAGTTATGCAATAATGCATCAACTTGACATTGAATTCTGACTTGGGTTTTGTTCTTCTCCATCATTCAGGGACCATTTAACCAGCTGTTGTAGTGTTGATTAAATTGGTCAGATTTATCCCTGAAATTTAATTTGACCTATATAAATAGTCCTCTGAATCATATACATGCAGATGATGACACTGCTGATAGCAAACATGTAGAGCAGCGACAATTTAAACCGGCTTATTCCTTGGATGAAATTAATGAATTAAAAGTTTACGTGAGGGGACATGGTTAATTAATTGGGATGAATCAATGCCTGGTCTGGGAGCAATGTTCGTTCTTATGCGTGCTAGCTTTGCGTAGTTACGGCCATTTCTGTGTATATTAACTGTTGCAGTATTGCCATTGAATGAAATTAAATGGAATGATACTGACGCATCGTATGCCATTCATTGCTCCAGTAATTTAGTGTTCAGAAAGTAAAGAGTGGATCCTGCCTGATCTGAAATCTGAACGAAGAACACGCAATATGTGTATTAATGTTGTGTGTGATGATACCAAAGAGGATAAGtgacaaacaaaaaaaaagtcGCCTCGCTCGGTTTGGCGATGAAGATCCAAAGACTGAAGGAGCCTCAAGGTACAGACCTAGCTAGTTACAGGGTGAAATAACGCTCCTGGGCAGGCAGAGTTATTGTCAGATCTACAGTTGAAGTGACCAAGATCTTTGAGATCGTCCATTCAGATAAGTAATGAGTTGTATATTTTATCTAGTTTATTACATGAATAAGTTTACGTAGAttgaaaacaaaattaaatttgtctCATTGTGCTAGAGGACCACTACTATTAAACTGACGTTCAACCAAATGCAGGCCGTAGTAATAAGATCTCTGAATCCATGAACACTCCTGCAGCTGCGTATCAATGCTGTCTCCATTCAGATTTCTGACACCCTAAAATGTACTCGTTGAACAAGCTCAAAACAGTGGCAGTAACCAACCACTGTTGACTGTTGGCCTGAGCAGGAAGAAACTGTGCATGTTTCTCCAGTGCATGCGTCGTCGATCGTAGTAGTAGTACTGAAAGAAAAATAACATGACAACTCCCACACGCCAGAGACAAGAGCGAGAGCTGAAACAGGCACAGTTCTATTTCATCGATTTCATCGTTGCCATTACAAAAGCTGTTACATAGCTAGCAAATTGAGACGGTGGATCTACTTAGTACTTAATCATGCACACTTGAGCCTAATTAGTTCTCTTAGTGACTACAGGCAGAGCTGAGCAGCTTCCCTGTTTTGTTGATCAGTTTAGAAGCAGGGGAGTTGCATGGGTTGTAATATGAGGTGGTTGATTAGTAGTAGTGGTAGTGGGGTGGCGGGGAGGCGGCGAGGGGGGAGGGAGGAGAGAAGACGCTGCCGCGCCAGAGGTCGGCGAAGGCACGGAGGATGAGGTGGTGGTGGCGGGGGGAGTTAAGGGAGAGGAAGCGGTGGAGAAGGTCGTTGAGGTCGTCCCATCCGTACATCTCCTTCTCCACGATCATCTGCACCATCGACTCCTTGAACTCGTAGTACGGCTCCGACGTCTCCTTCACCACCGCCACGCTCTCCCGCGCCGCCCGGCCCTCCTGCTTGATCTTCGGTCGCCTCCTCCGGTTCCTCCTCGGCTGCTGCTGCGGCGGCGCCGGCGGGAGCTGCGGCGAGGGGGTCTCCTCGTGGGAGGACGAGAAGGAAGGGTCCCACGAGGAGGCGGAGcgagtggtggtggtggtggtggtggaggagaGCTCCGTTGACTTCAGCTTGGTCTTGGAAGAAGAAGGGTAGGAAGCAGAGGACgaggaggaggaaggaaagaAGAGAGATGCCAGCCTCGACCCGCGGCAGTTGCAGCCGACGTCCACCACGACAGGGTGACGACGGAGGAGGATCTTTCTCCGGCTGTTGGAGGAAGACATTGTGATCGTCGGAGGAGAAGGCGGCGGCGCTGGTGCTTCAAGCGAGAGTTGACGAGGTGAAGCCAAGGCGGAGGTCTTACTGGATGGAGCATGTGAACGGAGGCATTTAAATGAGTCGGAGAAGAGAAGGGAGGCGGGCGGGCATGTGAAAATGAAATCAATCGAATTAAAAGgggttaattaaaaaaatatagtttcGATCTGGCGATCACGTGGCGCCCAGCAATTGCGTGTATTAGTAATGTGTTTTGATCGCCGTGGATCATGAGATCAACGGTTGGATTCAAGCAATAGGGTGCATCTAATGTGACCGTTTGACTTTGACTAGTAACCATGCAATATAAGAAAACGTCCGgcgggaaaaaaaaaacattttcttaaaataaaaaatagactGCACGATTCGAGTTAATTCGCCAGCTAAGGCTTTTACTCAgacaacaaataaataaataacaataataataataatacatttATTTAGCCGGCATTACTATTGCTCACCTCCtgagaaattaatttaaaacctaTGCATTTTTAATTATAGTAAATACTTCAATTATCTGCAACAAATAAATTTCATTTGGCTACATATTAATTATGGTATATAATCTTATTTagttataataaatattttattttagttataATATACACCTTCATTTTAGGAAAAGCAAAGTTAattgaaatataaaaatatttttatttaagtaTAATAGATATATTTATTTGGTtttcaaatatttataatttCCATACAATTTTGTAAGATTTATATGTTCACAATGGAGGTACTATTGACGTGATCACGGGTGATGCGTACCttcattttgttttttctttttatgGGATTTTTGTTTTGATCGGTTTTCTAAGATACCTTACGATCCGATTAATCGACCGATctaatttacaaaagtttttcaATAGACATCTGAATAAATCGAAAGGTATAAATGGGTTTTAATGGACTATCCAgtatttcaaagttttcaaatgtAATCGATTCTAGGTGAAATAAATTATAGCCGCCTAAGAAATTAATCTCAGCATTTATCATCGCACCAAAAGTCCCCGAAGACTGAGATTAAGGGTACCATCATAggatttattttattatacttaGAACATCTACATCAGTTATCCtattcaaaaattttatcttaaattttagatataataattaaaaactCTTTGTATTAGTTATCCTATCCATTTCCTAAATTTATATTTGACGAATAATAATACTCTAAACTTAGAGAATGAAATCtctatcctaaaaataaaataatattttttttaatctttctccTTCCACTTACACCCTGTTTGGAATCCGATGGAATTGAATTCCTATGGTAATTGGAATTCAATTCCATAGTTTGGAATGAATTTTTTAGATGAatttgatatggaattcaattccaattccattCAAAACGTTAATAGTAAATCAGACCTCAAATGGTCAGATTTGGATAGGGATTTACCATGAACAACTAAAATTACTTAATTGtccttttaacttaaaactttttTCTCCATCTGCCGACTCTCTTGTTTTCTCTTGTCTTTCTCCCGTGCGCTGTTTCTCCTTGCACCGTTTCTCCCGTGCGCCACCTTCTTCATATTGCTGTCTTAACTGTGCGATCCCTTCTTCCTATTTTctaatacttaacttgattattaaatgattagttatgaggataaaatggtaaatgtataagaatggaattcaattcaaatagattccaaattaaggaattcaattcaattctagTATTCACTAATACATTCCAAACataggaattgaattcaattcctgtCATAATTCAATTcctaatggaattcaattcaattccttcaCTTAAGTTGTTTCCAAACAGGGTGTTaatcttttcaatctctctcatTCCATTCattctataaatataataataaaaatagaagaaaaataataataaaaaaaattaaggatgatgaaaattttagggtatttgatgtagtgtgtagtaaaaagtgattatctaaatttaataaagtgggtcatttaccttaaattttagatatagtaataggGAAACTGATGTTGATGCTCTTATATTTACCTCTCTCCGTATTCGTAAGGTCAGCATTAGGGGTCGTTAAGATAATAAATCTATCATTTCCATACCTAGATTACGTGAAAAGAGATAAATCATA comes from the Zingiber officinale cultivar Zhangliang unplaced genomic scaffold, Zo_v1.1 ctg100, whole genome shotgun sequence genome and includes:
- the LOC122035733 gene encoding transcription repressor OFP8-like, coding for MSSSNSRRKILLRRHPVVVDVGCNCRGSRLASLFFPSSSSSSASYPSSSKTKLKSTELSSTTTTTTTRSASSWDPSFSSSHEETPSPQLPPAPPQQQPRRNRRRRPKIKQEGRAARESVAVVKETSEPYYEFKESMVQMIVEKEMYGWDDLNDLLHRFLSLNSPRHHHLILRAFADLWRGSVFSPPSPLAASPPPHYHYY
- the LOC122035735 gene encoding ubiquitin-conjugating enzyme E2 variant 1D-like isoform X1; the protein is MTLGNGVFDVVVPRNFRLLEELECGEKGVGDGTVSYGMDDGDDIYMRSWTGTIIGPLNSVHEGRIYQLKLFCDKDYPDKPPSVHFHSQINMACVNNETGVVAFQSLLLNFLSPLLSSTVNCLSLLS
- the LOC122035735 gene encoding ubiquitin-conjugating enzyme E2 variant 1D-like isoform X2; protein product: MTLGNGVFDVVVPRNFRLLEELECGEKGVGDGTVSYGMDDGDDIYMRSWTGTIIGPLNSVHEGRIYQLKLFCDKDYPDKPPSVHFHSQINMACVNNETGV